A stretch of the Glycine soja cultivar W05 chromosome 13, ASM419377v2, whole genome shotgun sequence genome encodes the following:
- the LOC114381082 gene encoding paired amphipathic helix protein Sin3-like 2 — translation MERGFGQNQVPGSGNGGDVCRGATTSQKLTIIDAVSYLKEVKVAFMDQVVKYDMFCEILIDFKAKRVNIYDVIKRVKELFKGHNNLILGFQTFLPKGYKITFDKDEAPSNFGQNQVPRSGNGGDVCGGATTSKEVTAADALSYLWEVKAAFQDQREKYNMFIEIMKDFEARRIRTNAVITRVKELFKGHNNLILGFQTFLPEGYEITTDKDDAPPK, via the exons ATGGAACGCGG CTTTGGACAAAACCAAGTCCCTGGAAGTGGCAATGGTGGTGATGTTTGTCGGGGAGCAACTACTTCCCAAAAACTAACTATAATTGATGCCGTATCCTATTTAAAGGAAGTCAAAGTGGCGTTTATGGACCAAGTGGTGAAGTATGACATGTTTTGTGAAATCTTGATAGATTTCAAGGCTAAAAG GGTTAACATTTATGATGTCATAAAAAGGGTGAAGGAGTTATTCAAAGGGCACAACAATTTGATTTTGGGATTTCAAACTTTTCTGCCAAAGGGTTATAAGATAACATTTGACAAGGATGAGGCTCCTTCGAA CTTTGGACAAAACCAAGTCCCTAGAAGTGGCAATGGTGGTGATGTTTGTGGGGGAGCAACTACTTCCAAAGAAGTGACTGCCGCTGATGCCTTATCCTATTTGTGGGAAGTCAAAGCAGCATTTCAGGACCAAAGGGAGAAGTATAACATGTTCATTGAGATCATGAAAGATTTCGAGGCTCGAAG GATTCGCACTAATGCTGTCATAACAAGGGTGAAGGAGTTATTCAAAGGGCACAACAATTTGATTTTGGGATTTCAAACTTTTCTACCAGAAGGTTATGAGATAACAACTGACAAGGATGATGCTCCACCAAAgtaa